Proteins encoded in a region of the Phaenicophaeus curvirostris isolate KB17595 chromosome 1, BPBGC_Pcur_1.0, whole genome shotgun sequence genome:
- the IL17RA gene encoding interleukin-17 receptor A isoform X2, with protein MAGAAPQRLPLLFLLFIPPAGAALRLLLGAEPPFSCSQPDLNCLVRNSTCMEASWMQVPRWTPSAPSSLDVSSDVLHQVDGNLLPVLRIEWKVATDASIQYLQGAELAVMQVNNNQQICAQYDFQNNLPLQVRPDGGRWNFTFDRFQVEPGQTYQVTVYHLPKLGVDGDYNRKSTSFTMPGCEDPLMKRTISCIETGSLWEPRIQGKSLDDTTLLVSFNPWTESARYQIHVASFLKEMKCKMITRDFTEGGLQQQVNVTIKIEKNVRACCDYEIQIQPFFASCGTDCLRHSAFIPCAPAPSTEPSGDMFIWFYWCITGICVLLVGSVIAGVICMTKKRAGHQREKWNHNDLQTAPYSNLPLPPLKPRKVWIVYSADHLLYVDVVLKFAEFLMTVCGTAVALDLLEDHQISELGPLPWLTRQKKEMEDLSSKIIILCSRGTQAKWQAMLGSEPVCLKQDHQKPMGDLFTPALNLILPDFKKPACFGMYIVCYFEGISSEEDIPDVFNVTSRYQLMDKFEDIYFRIQDLEKFEPGRIHRIQEITAENYTDTPSGRKLKEAVEKFKNWQTEHPDWFESETICLDNDDELQSLSRESQVDSLLSKQGGIVKHQLHLREPDPNCCYVVNLHMREGEHRGCKLQPQLNPCGDLISQTMVLPMDEASLVQVVEPVSSMEDRNILAHHVLSNEDCMEGLPLLESRFPMRNNVILHEDSEVSVVDDDQSPENLSGELRHHLSGLMYSLYQQHVIPSEPSLCQEEAGRQQQLVFDDQCKDQRQSVQSDQGYISRCSPLPPDDLVEEEEEEEEEEDRENQVVSHELSPEVLNSLKSLQQQLLFQDIQQSSDWGYPAEVMGSGQSLEDC; from the exons ATGGCGGGCGCGGCGCCTCAGCGCCTGccgctcctcttcctcctcttcatcccGCCCGCCGGCGCGGCCCTGCGGCTGCTGCTGGGCGCCGAGCCGcccttcagctgctcccagccg GATTTAAACTGCCTCGTAAGAAAca GTACCTGCATGGAGGCAAGCTGGATGCAGGTTCCCAGGTGGACTCCTTCTGCTCCAAGCAGTCTTGATGTCTCTTCTGATGTTCTCCATCAGGTGGATGGCAACTTACTTCCTGTGCTTCGGATAGAATGGAAAGTGGCCACTGATG CTAGCATCCAGTATCTCCAAggggcagagctggctgttATGCAAGTGAACAATAATCAACAGATCTGTGCCCAGTATGACTTTCAGAACAACTTGCCACTTCAGGTCCGTCCAGACGGAGGCCGG tggaaTTTCACTTTTGATCGTTTTCAAGTGGAACCTGGCCAGACTTACCAAGTGACTGTGTACCACCTGCCCAAACTGGGTGTAGATGGAGACTACAATCGCAAATCCACATCTTTCACAATGCCTG GCTGCGAGGACCCTCTAATGAAGAGAACCATCTCCTGTATAGAGACAG GCAGCTTGTGGGAGCCCAGGATCCAGGGTAAAAGCCTAGATGACACAACTCTGCTTGTGAGCTTTAACCCATGGACAGAGTCAGCCCGATACCAAATTCATGTGGCCAGTTTCCTGAAAGAGATGAAGTGTAAAATGATCACGCGTGATTTCACTGAG GGTGGGTTGCAGCAGCAAGTGAATGTCACAATCAAAATAGAGAAGAACGTAAGAGCTTGCTGTGACTATGAAATACAG ATTCAGCCGTTTTTTGCAAGCTGTGGCACGGACTGTCTGAGACACTCTGCTTTCATCCCATGTGCACCAGCTCCAA GTACAGAGCCATCAG GTGACATGTTTATATGGTTCTACTGGTGTATCACTGGGATCTGTGTGTTACTGGTGGGGTCGGTCATAGCAGGTGTGATTTGTATGACCAAAAAACGAGCAG GACACCAGCGAGAGAAATGGAACCACAATGACTTGCAGACTG CACCATATTCCAACCTTCCTCTGCCACCTTTGAAGCCTCGAAAGGTTTGGATTGTGTACTCTGCAGATCACCTGCTGtatgtggatgtggtgctgaaGTTTGCAGAGTTTCTGATGACTGTCTGTGGCACTGCTGTAGCCTTAGATCTGCTAGAAGATCATCAGATCTCAGAGCTGGGGCCGTTGCCCTGGCTTACTCGacagaagaaggaaatggaagacCTATCTTCAAAGATTATCATCTTATGTTCACGGGGCACCCAGGCTAAATGGCAGGCCATGCTTGGGAGTGAGCCTGTGTGTCTTAAGCAAGATCACCAAAAGCCTATGGGAGACCTGTTCACCCCAGCCTTGAATTTGATCCTGCCAGATTTCAAGAAGCCAGCCTGTTTTGGAATGTACATAGTCTGCTATTTTGAGGGGATTAGTAGTGAGGAAGATATACCTGATGTGTTCAATGTCACATCCAGGTACCAACTGATGGACAAGTTTGAGGATATTTATTTTCGGATTCAGGACTTGGAGAAGTTTGAACCTGGGCGCATCCATCGAATCCAGGAAATCACAGCTGAAAATTACACTGATACCCCTAGCGGAAGGAAGTTGAAAGAGGCAGTAGAGAAGTTCAAGAACTGGCAGACTGAGCACCCAGACTGGTTTGAGAGTGAAACCATCTGCTTAGATAATGATGACGAGTTGCAGTCCCTAAGCAGAGAGAGCCAGGTGGATTCATTGCTAAGCAAACAGGGTGGAATTGTGAAACACCAGCTGCACCTACGGGAGCCTGACCCTAACTGCTGTTATGTTGTGAACCTCCACATGCGTGAAGGTGAACACAGAGGCTGTAAACTGCAACCTCAACTTAATCCATGTGGGGATCTGATTTCTCAGACTATGGTGCTTCCTATGGATGAGGCTTCTCTGGTTCAGGTAGTGGAGCCAGTCTCTTCCATGGAAGATAGAAATATACTTGCTCATCACGTGCTGAGTAATGAGGACTGTATGGAAGGACTTCCTCTTCTGGAGTCAAGGTTTCCTATGAGGAATAACGTCATCCTCCATGAGGACTCTGAAGTTTCAGTGGTAGATGATGACCAGAGTCCTGAAAACCTTTCAGGTGAACTGAGACACCATCTAAGTGGACTTATGTACTCTCTTTATCAGCAGCACGTCATTCCATCAGAGCCATCTCTCTGCCAAGAGGAGGCTGGCAGGCAACAGCAACTGGTCTTTGATGACCAGTGCAAAGACCAAAGACAGTCAGTGCAGTCAGACCAGGGATACATCTCCAGATgttctcctctgcctcctgaTGACcttgtggaggaggaggaggaagaagaagaggaggaagatcGGGAAAACCAGGTGGTTTCCCATGAACTCTCTCCAGAGGTTTTGAACAGCCTAAAGAGCCTTCAGCAGCAACTGCTTTTCCAGGATATTCAACAGAGCTCTGACTGGGGATATCCAGCTGAGGTGATGGGCAGTGGCCAGTCTTTGGAGGACTGTTAG
- the IL17RA gene encoding interleukin-17 receptor A isoform X1, with translation MAGAAPQRLPLLFLLFIPPAGAALRLLLGAEPPFSCSQPDLNCLVRNSTCMEASWMQVPRWTPSAPSSLDVSSDVLHQVDGNLLPVLRIEWKVATDASIQYLQGAELAVMQVNNNQQICAQYDFQNNLPLQVRPDGGRWNFTFDRFQVEPGQTYQVTVYHLPKLGVDGDYNRKSTSFTMPGCEDPLMKRTISCIETGSLWEPRIQGKSLDDTTLLVSFNPWTESARYQIHVASFLKEMKCKMITRDFTEGGLQQQVNVTIKIEKNVRACCDYEIQIQPFFASCGTDCLRHSAFIPCAPAPSTEPSGDMFIWFYWCITGICVLLVGSVIAGVICMTKKRAGHQREKWNHNDLQTAAPYSNLPLPPLKPRKVWIVYSADHLLYVDVVLKFAEFLMTVCGTAVALDLLEDHQISELGPLPWLTRQKKEMEDLSSKIIILCSRGTQAKWQAMLGSEPVCLKQDHQKPMGDLFTPALNLILPDFKKPACFGMYIVCYFEGISSEEDIPDVFNVTSRYQLMDKFEDIYFRIQDLEKFEPGRIHRIQEITAENYTDTPSGRKLKEAVEKFKNWQTEHPDWFESETICLDNDDELQSLSRESQVDSLLSKQGGIVKHQLHLREPDPNCCYVVNLHMREGEHRGCKLQPQLNPCGDLISQTMVLPMDEASLVQVVEPVSSMEDRNILAHHVLSNEDCMEGLPLLESRFPMRNNVILHEDSEVSVVDDDQSPENLSGELRHHLSGLMYSLYQQHVIPSEPSLCQEEAGRQQQLVFDDQCKDQRQSVQSDQGYISRCSPLPPDDLVEEEEEEEEEEDRENQVVSHELSPEVLNSLKSLQQQLLFQDIQQSSDWGYPAEVMGSGQSLEDC, from the exons ATGGCGGGCGCGGCGCCTCAGCGCCTGccgctcctcttcctcctcttcatcccGCCCGCCGGCGCGGCCCTGCGGCTGCTGCTGGGCGCCGAGCCGcccttcagctgctcccagccg GATTTAAACTGCCTCGTAAGAAAca GTACCTGCATGGAGGCAAGCTGGATGCAGGTTCCCAGGTGGACTCCTTCTGCTCCAAGCAGTCTTGATGTCTCTTCTGATGTTCTCCATCAGGTGGATGGCAACTTACTTCCTGTGCTTCGGATAGAATGGAAAGTGGCCACTGATG CTAGCATCCAGTATCTCCAAggggcagagctggctgttATGCAAGTGAACAATAATCAACAGATCTGTGCCCAGTATGACTTTCAGAACAACTTGCCACTTCAGGTCCGTCCAGACGGAGGCCGG tggaaTTTCACTTTTGATCGTTTTCAAGTGGAACCTGGCCAGACTTACCAAGTGACTGTGTACCACCTGCCCAAACTGGGTGTAGATGGAGACTACAATCGCAAATCCACATCTTTCACAATGCCTG GCTGCGAGGACCCTCTAATGAAGAGAACCATCTCCTGTATAGAGACAG GCAGCTTGTGGGAGCCCAGGATCCAGGGTAAAAGCCTAGATGACACAACTCTGCTTGTGAGCTTTAACCCATGGACAGAGTCAGCCCGATACCAAATTCATGTGGCCAGTTTCCTGAAAGAGATGAAGTGTAAAATGATCACGCGTGATTTCACTGAG GGTGGGTTGCAGCAGCAAGTGAATGTCACAATCAAAATAGAGAAGAACGTAAGAGCTTGCTGTGACTATGAAATACAG ATTCAGCCGTTTTTTGCAAGCTGTGGCACGGACTGTCTGAGACACTCTGCTTTCATCCCATGTGCACCAGCTCCAA GTACAGAGCCATCAG GTGACATGTTTATATGGTTCTACTGGTGTATCACTGGGATCTGTGTGTTACTGGTGGGGTCGGTCATAGCAGGTGTGATTTGTATGACCAAAAAACGAGCAG GACACCAGCGAGAGAAATGGAACCACAATGACTTGCAGACTG cagCACCATATTCCAACCTTCCTCTGCCACCTTTGAAGCCTCGAAAGGTTTGGATTGTGTACTCTGCAGATCACCTGCTGtatgtggatgtggtgctgaaGTTTGCAGAGTTTCTGATGACTGTCTGTGGCACTGCTGTAGCCTTAGATCTGCTAGAAGATCATCAGATCTCAGAGCTGGGGCCGTTGCCCTGGCTTACTCGacagaagaaggaaatggaagacCTATCTTCAAAGATTATCATCTTATGTTCACGGGGCACCCAGGCTAAATGGCAGGCCATGCTTGGGAGTGAGCCTGTGTGTCTTAAGCAAGATCACCAAAAGCCTATGGGAGACCTGTTCACCCCAGCCTTGAATTTGATCCTGCCAGATTTCAAGAAGCCAGCCTGTTTTGGAATGTACATAGTCTGCTATTTTGAGGGGATTAGTAGTGAGGAAGATATACCTGATGTGTTCAATGTCACATCCAGGTACCAACTGATGGACAAGTTTGAGGATATTTATTTTCGGATTCAGGACTTGGAGAAGTTTGAACCTGGGCGCATCCATCGAATCCAGGAAATCACAGCTGAAAATTACACTGATACCCCTAGCGGAAGGAAGTTGAAAGAGGCAGTAGAGAAGTTCAAGAACTGGCAGACTGAGCACCCAGACTGGTTTGAGAGTGAAACCATCTGCTTAGATAATGATGACGAGTTGCAGTCCCTAAGCAGAGAGAGCCAGGTGGATTCATTGCTAAGCAAACAGGGTGGAATTGTGAAACACCAGCTGCACCTACGGGAGCCTGACCCTAACTGCTGTTATGTTGTGAACCTCCACATGCGTGAAGGTGAACACAGAGGCTGTAAACTGCAACCTCAACTTAATCCATGTGGGGATCTGATTTCTCAGACTATGGTGCTTCCTATGGATGAGGCTTCTCTGGTTCAGGTAGTGGAGCCAGTCTCTTCCATGGAAGATAGAAATATACTTGCTCATCACGTGCTGAGTAATGAGGACTGTATGGAAGGACTTCCTCTTCTGGAGTCAAGGTTTCCTATGAGGAATAACGTCATCCTCCATGAGGACTCTGAAGTTTCAGTGGTAGATGATGACCAGAGTCCTGAAAACCTTTCAGGTGAACTGAGACACCATCTAAGTGGACTTATGTACTCTCTTTATCAGCAGCACGTCATTCCATCAGAGCCATCTCTCTGCCAAGAGGAGGCTGGCAGGCAACAGCAACTGGTCTTTGATGACCAGTGCAAAGACCAAAGACAGTCAGTGCAGTCAGACCAGGGATACATCTCCAGATgttctcctctgcctcctgaTGACcttgtggaggaggaggaggaagaagaagaggaggaagatcGGGAAAACCAGGTGGTTTCCCATGAACTCTCTCCAGAGGTTTTGAACAGCCTAAAGAGCCTTCAGCAGCAACTGCTTTTCCAGGATATTCAACAGAGCTCTGACTGGGGATATCCAGCTGAGGTGATGGGCAGTGGCCAGTCTTTGGAGGACTGTTAG
- the TMEM121B gene encoding LOW QUALITY PROTEIN: transmembrane protein 121B (The sequence of the model RefSeq protein was modified relative to this genomic sequence to represent the inferred CDS: inserted 2 bases in 1 codon; deleted 2 bases in 1 codon), whose product MHRAASNQRSVSSSSGSFPPPPPPPPPPPPPAADRQPLFPGGSRSRRGSACGSARGRGGSEEEEEEEEEEDSISISKPLVPPPAAPPPAAASPLPSSTGSTAGSSTSSGGGGGGGAGGGMTAAELCGAAGGALAAAPGAAGGRRWGFQALSLVLLLGQGALLDLYLIAVTDLYWCSWIATDLVLAAGWGIFFCRNGRARRRERLPPPPPPPPGPPPPHPLLLHGPPGGRGAGGRGAGAPARGGDFAYAHLAWLIYSIAFTPKAALILGTSILELIELRLPLGATGFRVTLALSAPLLYCLLRAIGAEASGQLLLPPQPPPQHRAAAAFLATCLDLLDSFSLLELVLQPGRPAPLPAPLRYLLIAVYFLCLASPVLWLYELSAARPPGAARLALHLLLPAGLLDAPLLALRCLLLLRYQQPLSLFMLKNLFFLACRGLEALETCXASSAPPPRRPPSTAPTPPPPPGAAAPLAHGLSEVDVGPHGYVNALAVTAQG is encoded by the exons ATGCACCGCGCTGCCTCCAACCAGCGCTCggtctcctcctcctcgggCTCcttcccgccgccgccgccgccgccgccgccgccgccgccgcccgcagCAGACCGGCAGCCCCTCTTCCCGGGGGGCTCCCGCAGCCGGCGGGGCTCGGCGTGCGGCTCGgcgcggggccgcggcggcagcgaggaggaggaggaagaggaggaggaggaggacagcaTCAGCATCAGCAAGCCCCTGgtgccgccgcccgccgccccgccgcccgccgccgcctcgcCGCTCCCCAGCAGCACCGGCAGCACCGCcggcagcagcaccagcagcggcggcggcggcggcggcggagcgggCGGCGGGATGACGGCGGCGGAGCTgtgcggggcggcgggcggcgcgctggcggcggccccgggggcggcgggcgggcggcgctgggGCTTCCAGGCGCTgtccctggtgctgctgctgggccaGGGCGCGCTGCTGGACCTCTACCTCATCGCCGTCACCGACCTGTACTGGTGCAGCTGGATCGCCACCGACCTGGTGCTGGCGGCGGGATGGGGCATCTTCTTCTGCCGCAACGGCCGGGCCCGCCGCCGGGAGAGgctccccccgccgcccccgccgccccccgggccgccgccgccgcaccCGCTGCTGCTGCACGGCCCccccggcggccgcggggccgggggaaGGGGCGCCGGCGCCCCGGCCCGCGGCGGAGACTTCGCCTACGCGCACCTCGCCTGGCTCATCTACTCCATCGCCTTCACGCCCAAGGCGGCGCTGATCCTGGGCACGTCCATCCTGGAGCTGATCGAGCTGCGCCTGCCGCTGGGCGCCACCGGGTTCCGCGTCACCCTGGCGCTCTCGGCGCCGCTGCTGTACTGCCTGCTGCGGGCCATCGGCGCCGAGGCCTCcgggcagctgctgctgccgccgcagcccccgccgcagcaccgcgccgccgccgccttccTCGCCACCTGCCTCGACCTGCTCGACAGCTTctcgctgctggagctggtgctgcagcCCGGGCGGCCGGCGCCGCTGCCGGCCCCGCTGCGCTACCTGCTCATCGCCGTCTATTTCCTCTGCCTGGCCTCGCCGGTGCTCTGGCTGTACGAGCTgagcgccgcccgcccgcccggcGCCGCCCGCCTGGCCCTGCACCTCCTGCTGCCCGCGGGGCTGCTGGACGCGCCGCTCCTGGCCCTGCgctgcctgctgctcctgcgCTACCAGCAGCCGCTCTCCCTCTTCATGCTCAAGAACCTCTTTTTCCTGGCCTGCCGCGGGCTGGAGGCGCTGGAGACCTG TGCCTCctccgccccgccgccccgccgcccgccaAGTACGGCCCCaacgccgccgccgccg cccggcgccgccgccccgctgGCCCACGGGCTCTCCGAGGTCGACGTGGGGCCCCACGGGTACGTGAACGCCCTGGCGGTCACCGCCCAGGGCTGA